In one window of Enoplosus armatus isolate fEnoArm2 chromosome 7, fEnoArm2.hap1, whole genome shotgun sequence DNA:
- the haus5 gene encoding HAUS augmin-like complex subunit 5 yields MADRNLVQELKRWATEEFNLLPESLPNDSYCKTLCVGTGKSIWKYVIQHVFQQRNVRIMRGNLQWYKVLQDKELKQAEGQSEAAKQRELQRKIEQLRAEISHLDSQISGTEEQLSTQEQSISRTWAQVEDCRCRELLLQSFRQRCILGCTVLSDDTQKISGHCQALEQMARKAEIEVLFDNKPSSSRDGDNLNSKATAEAQVLREVRELCDDRVHFYQSLQESELKMAHSASKHMTREQRTAVFQYWLSAVENLLGGYPPNHVLSALEYLASREQKELEEKLTSLDLTRDVTALRFRYESNHLLDMSAEEDNELPPVKTLLEAAWKEVEQSLVELAQTRSKVQQLRNQLQARRKEAELEVSGVADELHNDTLALSALEVELQCVMQAAARDHIRVRCIQLDQHARSRQEALRNLRSQWQSILDFRELVVFRQEQIRGLIKGNSMAKTELIRLHTELQEFIQGKLVPQFEDVTTTASSLRNSISKEARQLGTVSLLALDRRTVEGMQRIPASWLSIHRLQSPIFSTLCQSLAFPLYRAPEELCSQTRSQQLELRFLRQLLQLHSAALQKIQKEAESLHASDQKALLSRVVEEDQKLLKALVPRVRGLTQRCAQGLSYGVQVKTAISYWWEKPAQHVLPEVSKGGLTFQQWLQRWKLAAKAS; encoded by the exons ATGGCGGACCGAAATCTTGTGCAGGAGTTGAAACGCTGGGCGACAGAGGAGTTCAATCTGCTCCCGGAAAGCCTGCCAAATGACAGCTATTGTAAAAC GCTCTGCGTTGGGACAGGGAAGTCAATATGGAAATATGTCATCCAACACGTTTTTCAACAGAG GAACGTGAGGATCATGCGCGGAAATCTCCAGTG GTACAAAGTTCTTCAAGACAAAGAG TTGAAGCAGGCTGAGGGCCAGAGTGAGGCTGCTAAGCAGAGAGAACTTCAGAGGAAGATCGAGCAGCTGAGAGCTGAGATCAGTCACCTGGACTCGCAGATCAGTGGAACAGAGGAACAGTTGTCTACACAAG AGCAGTCCATCAGCCGTACCTGGGCCCAGGTGGAGGACTGCCGGTGCAGAGAGCTGCTCCTACAGTCCTTCAGGCAGCGCTGCATCTTGGGCTGCACAGTGCTCTCTGATGACACGCAAAAGATCAGTGGGCACTGCCAGGCACTGGAACAAATGGCCAG GAAAGCTGAGATTGAAGTGCTGTTTGATAATAAGCCTTCCAGTAGCAGAGATGGTGACAACCTCAACTCCAAAGCCACAGCAGAGGCACAGGTCCTG CGTGAAGTGCGAGAGCTGTGTGACGACAGGGTTCACTTCTATCAGTCTTTACAGGAGAGTGAACTGAAAATGGCACACTCTGCATCCAAACA TATGACTCGAGAACAAAGGACTGCTGTGTTTCAGTACTGGCTGAGTGCTGTGGAG AACCTGTTGGGTGGTTATCCTCCAAACCACGTCCTCTCTGCGTTGGAGTATTTAGCTTCCAGAGAGCAGAAGGAACTAGAAGAGAAACTCACCTCTCTGGATTTGACACGGGATGTGACAGCTCTACG GTTCCGCTATGAAAGCAATCACCTACTGGACATGTCAGCCGAAGAGGATAATGAGTTGCCGCCGGTTAAGACCCTCTTAGAG GCTGCTTGGAAAGAGGTGGAGCAGAGTTTGGTGGAACTGGCCCAGACTCGCTCCAAAGTCCAGCAGCTCCGAAACCAGCTGCAGGCCCGCAGGAAGGAGGCTGAGCTGGAGGTGTCTGGTGTTGCAGATGAGCTCCACAATGATACCTTGGCACT GTCGGCTCTAGAGGTGGAACTCCAGTGTGTGATGCAGGCGGCAGCCAGGGATCATATCAGAGTCCGGTGTATCCAACTTGACCAACATGCCAGAAGCCGACAGGAGGCCCTTAGGAACCTCCGCAGCCAGTGGCAGAGCATCCTTGACTTCAGAGAGCTAGTG GTTTTCAGACAGGAGCAGATCAGAGGTCTGATTAAGGGGAACTCCATGGCCAAGACAGAGCTGATCCGTCTGCACACAGAG TTACAGGAATTCATCCAGGGCAAACTGGTGCCacagtttgaagatgtcaccactacagccagcagtctAAGGAACTCCATTTCCAAGGAGGCTAGACAGCTGGGAACGGTTTCACTTCTTGCTCTGGACCGTAGGACTGTCGAAGG AATGCAAAGAATCCCTGCATCGTGGTTGTCCATCCATCGTTTGCAGTCCCCGATCTTCAGCACCTTGTGTCAGAGCCTGGCATTCCCACTGTACAGG GCTCCAGAGGAGTTGTGTTCCCAGACGCGCTCCCAGCAGCTTGAGTTGCGTTTTCTCCGTCAGTTACTGCAacttcactctgctgctctgcagaaAATACAGAAGGAAGCAGAGTCACTGCATGCATCTGACCAAAAAG CTCTGCTGTCCAGAGTCGTGGAGGAGGATCAGAAGCTTCTTAAGGCTCTGGTACCAAGAGTCAGAGGCCTCACCCAGCGTTGCGCCCAAGGCCTTTCTTATGGTGTCCAAGTCAAAACTGCCATCTCTTACTG GTGGGAGAAGCCGGCCCAGCATGTCCTACCGGAGGTCAGTAAAGGAGGTCTGACTTTTCAACAGTGGCTGCAAAGATGGAAACTTGCCGCCAAAGCCTCTTAG